AGTCATGAAAATAATTATCGCACTCCGGATTAATAGATTTTATTtatccgtgtttgtccttcACTTGAccttgtattgtttataggatttataaaaattgtcactgttcgttatcttcactcaTTCATTTGTGATATTCGCTGTATATATCTATGTTTCTATCAGATTGTAGCTTTAATTATATCCGATATATAAAACATGTTTATAGAAAGATTAGTGTCCGGGTGAGGTAATGGTTAATGCGCTCGCTTCTCACAGGTGCGACCCATGTTCGATCACGGTGattggcagtggttgtatgtgagaggtaTGGTGGTCTGCCGCTCTTTTGCTTCCTCATTAAACAGCCCCTAACTACGCCCCTGGGTTTGTACGACGCGAAATTTATTTCAGGGTTTTCCTTTAAGGGGTACCGCCGCGGCGGCCAAGAGATTAGAGCGctcgccccgcatgcggtaggccggggttcgaatcccgaccgcAACAGACTCAAGTCGTTAAAACGTGTAATGatagtttcatcgccaaacgctcggcatcaggtgtgaatatcatgGGCCCTCGGAGATGACATTAacacggatgtcccgtgtcacagtaggtgtggcacgttaaagaacacTCATTGCTCAATGggcataagcgccgagcacaggcctaaatttgaagcccttcatcgttcttggtgacgtctccatatgagtgaaaaattctcgaccgagaggttaagcaagatacaatcaatcatattttaGGGGACACAACATGCACAATCATAACATAAATGGCAGCATGGGGGATTCAGTATTTCAGATTAGTAACACCGCATAGCGGACATTTTCTGCGGTTGTCCATTTTTTTTAGGATaggaaaaatcaacaaaaagcCAAAAAGTTGCAATCCAAAATTAGATATATGATATGGGTATATTTAAGTATGATGCAACCGCAAAAATGGGAAATGCAGTTAACTTCGCAAAAAAGCATCAAACCGTAATACTCGTTACACGGTGTTTCAATGATTTGATCCACATTTTTTATGTACTCCATAAACTCTCTTGAGTAAATTTTATTCTTATAAAGGACTTATAATTACGATAGACtgtgaaattttaaattgtGCTACCCACCACAAATCCGCCACTGACCTCATCCCTTttcttttatgtatattttatcgTATATCTAAAATTATAAAGTGGAATTAGTATGTCGATATACAGTAGTTTATTACAAGTACAAACCTACATTTATTTCAGGTCAAAGAAAATTCTTATTATGGAACCTGAAGAGAAAACCCAAGGTCAACATGTTGTCGAATGTAACATTTGCGAACAACCAGTCTCGTTCTTCTGCAGACGATGTGTGGTCAATCTCTGCGACCCTTGTGTCCCGGTACATCTCCGAATCAAGTCCAAGACCGGACATGACGTTGTGGATTACGCCAGTAGAGATGATGTTCACACACCTACGTGCGATTTTCATCCACTGAACGAGTGTTCGTTGTACTGCCAGACGTGTGATGTCCCGATCTGCCTGGTCTGTGTTTCCATCAAACACAAATCGCACGAAATGTCCGAGCTTTCTGAGCAAATTGAAGAACTGATGAAAACCATCATGAAAGAAAACGATCGACTTCAAAAATATAAGTGTGACATTGAAAAACGTCTAGATCACACGACAGAGAGATTGCCTTTACTATCTAAAATTTACCAAGAGAAGAAGGATGAAGTGACGTCACGAGGAGAGGTGTGGCACAGACAGATAGAGAAAACCGTGAAGACGCTCCACCAGGAACTGGACGACATGCAAAAGAAACACGAATCACTGCTCCAGAAACAGAAACGAGAATTGAAAGAGATTTTAGGAAAAGTTGATGAAATAAACACCACGACAATGAAACTGAAAAATTCACAGAATGTACTAGAAATGAAGAAAtgcatatcattaattcaaaatcAAGCCACTCCCTCGGAGATTACACATTACTCGTTTCCAGTGTTTTGTAAATGCAAAATTGACGACAACTATTTGAAATCATATTTCGGGTACATTGAGAATATACAAGAAAAAAAGATTTCTCTGCGGACATCGATATCTGAAGACGCTGTGATTTCGAACCACAAAATATTAGAGATGCCGAAAGTTATCACAGCTATAGACACAGGGTTTCCTGcttgtgaaaataacagtcGTCTATACGATATTACTGTTATCGATGATAACAGAGTGTGGATGGGAGGAGCAAGTTACGAACTCAAGTTGTTTGATTTCCAGGGAAACCTCCACGACACGGTCTCCATCACAACACAGGGCTTGTTTTTGACTGTATACAACAAACACGTGATTTACACAGTATCGGGCAGCAGTACTGTGTGTAGAGTAGCTGACGATAAAAGGATTCAGACGATGTTTACAACCGCGGAATGGAGGCCATTCGGTATCACAAGCACCGCGTCAGATGACATACTAGTCTGTCTCCGTAAAGACGACCAGTACAAAGTCGTGCGATACAGCCGTACCGGTACCGTACTCCAAGAAATCCAGTACGACTTACAGGGCCAGCCTCTGTACCGAGATGCAACTTACATCGCTGAGAATGTTAACGGGGACATCATTGTAACAGACTGGACGAAAAATGCTGTGATTGCTGTCGATAGATTaggaatatttctgttttcttaCTCTGGGAGGGACAAGCCATTTTTCGCATGCGCCGTCACTACTGATCCTGCCGGTCACGTTATCGTTACTGACTTTAAAGGTGACAAGATTCACATGCTGGACAAGGACGGGCGATTCCTGAGGTACATCATTCCAGATCTAGGGATTAAATTCCCACGCGGCGTGTGCATTGTCGGGGACGGGGAAATTTTTGTTGGGGAAACCTTGAACGGTGTAgctaaaagaataaaatatttcgaGGAAAGAACAGAATGAATTGCATGGTGTTTCGcataaaatgttttgttatgCAATAAATTGTGTAAATTAAGTATGTTGTTTTAAATTTGATGAGATTACTTATCACCCCGATAAACGCAAATCGTTAAACCGAATGTGATAATTAACAGTTGGACAATGGGTAAGTTTTAatgttattcataaaaaaagaaGCCATTCCCACAAATTTTTATATgcagggtgaagataacgaacagtgatcaatttcataactcctacaagcaatacaaaatagatagttgggcaaacacgaacccctggacacaccagaggtgagatcaggtgcctaggaggagtacgcatccccttttgaccggtcacacccgccgtgagccccatatcctgatcaggtaaacggagttatccgcagtcaaaatcagtgtgccaagaacggcttaacagtcGGTAttaaacgcgtcagacagcatttgatccaatgataggttgtattgacgaactagatctttataacgaccataaaatttgcgaaatgttgacttcaatcgagactgttgaaacccctgtgccaTGTAGACGTTCTGattcttttaaattaaaaagaatatttatgaaatttacaaagtttattttttatCACCCAGAAGAAAAATACCACGAAAACATAAAATAATAGAGAATTTGAATCACGcttttgatggtgaaatcatacttcatatgaCATGCTTAAAtaagctatcaaatagaatgttGGTGTACTGAGTCATCTTAACAGATGTTTTCAATTCGAGTGAGGCTTTAATAAATGTTGGGAGGAACGTCTTTACACACATCTATTGGTGAATGTGTTGTACGGGTTTGAATATCAGCATTTTAATCTTGGATACATATACGCCTGGGTATTAAAGAACGCTTTTGAAACTAAATTATTCGATGTTTTGGTAAACAAAGATTATAATTTAATTCAGGACGCATAGAATAGGAATCATGAGTTTGAAAAAAAGATCTCGTAGATATTCAGAGCTCATACcattaaaagttttttagaACTAACTTTTCAAACAAGGATTTCGATGGCTATGGTCATGATTGATATAGATACATGTTATCTTTTAGATAGTTTTCgattatgatatttctataattttattgaacaaaattttTGTATGTGTGCATCAACAACTTCTTAAAAATTATCCAGAGCATTTTAATTAACAAgctatattattttttttctgtataagaATTGAGAAAATGTCATCAGATACGGATAGAAGACGCAACGTTAAATCTTGCACTCGTAAAACTTGCCAACTTTTCTACTTCATATTACAATTCAAATACACGTTAATTGTAAATAGTatttgaatatgatatttgtataatgttattgaaaagaatttagTGTGCGTATGTGtcaataactttaaaaaaatatccaaaaCATTTTAGTTAACAAGGTATATAGTAGCATTTTTTTCTGTACATAAGAATTGAGAGAACGCCGTCAGGCACAGATCCAAGACGCAACGTTGAATCTCGCACTCGCAAACTATGCCAACTTTGCTACTCCATATCACAAATAATATAGGTGATACATGGGTATAATTACTATAGATAGAAAGCACATACCCTATATAGTTTTAGGGCACAACATTACCAACTTCTGAAGATAGGCCAAAATTGACCCTTAGTATACCTTCTCTTTTGACAGAAGCTCcctgatcctcttaaatgtgcAGTCAGATTCTAATTAGTGTTAACAGATGAAAAGAAGCTTTTCAGGAGTTGTATACATTAATACAGTTTGCCTATTCTGGCTGCACTTTAAAGACTGACCCCTGTCCCTGAGGTCATGAGCTTGTTTGATAGGGGGCTTCCTGCTCAACATAACTATGCATTCGGTTTTCCTTTCAGGTGTGCGGAACTACAGAACTTCTGAGaagaaaattgataaatttttcCCGACCCCTCTAGTATAACTAGCTAACATGATCAGTTAACATGTACAAGATTGATAAGAACGAGGTTCCACAGTATCTGAAAGAAACAATACctagtaaaataaaacaatatgtccacATATAATCTCCGTTATGGAAATAACTATGCAATACCAAATTGCAGacttaaagtttacaaaaaataatttttaccaGACGCTGTATCTAAGTGCAATTCTCTTAGATCGAATCAAAACAGGCTTTTTCAATTAAACGATTTCGTAagtggtattattattattttattccttTATAAAGCACAAAACTACATATAGTTTATATGCACTGTACAATGTGTGTGCTAACAATCAATGATAATATACGGATAAAAGTgctataaaggaaatgataaaacaatagaaagaatttagATAAAACATGGaagtaaaatgacaaagtggttGACTTCGacttgacaagatacaattCGCATACAGGTATTCGTATGCTGGATCAAAGTTACCTCTAATAAATATTTTCTGGTGTGGACTTTGATTGCAatattaattaatcaataattAAACTTTTTTGGTAATGGGATTAATTTGTTGGAATAAAAACATGTCAGAAATAGCCTCTTCCCGCAGATATGTGACAACAAGGTATGATTCTATAGAAGATAGTAAGTTtacaaaagaaatgaaaacatgattatacATATCACAAACTACAACTCAAAATTTGCTCGACATTTTGctcttctttccattttttcttttcttgcgAGCCACAAACGCTTTAAAGGTTTGGAGCATCTTCCGCTTGATGGCAACGTCCTGTCTGGCCAACTTCAACATCTCTCTCTGTATAGATGGGCCCCCTTTAATAGATTGAATATAATGATCATATTAAAAGTgagtatagaatatataaaattatactTCAAATTACAGTCATACATGGTTACAATAAACACATTTTcaacaaattcaaacttttccGTATGCTACGTATAAAAAAGTCATTATTTTCTTTCAATGCACAggtattaaactttttaagaTCGATATTCCTATAAAACATGGTGTTTggtttgtgttgcttatgtcgTGTTGACACCAACATACAAATAGAGTCTATGACTAGACATTGTCAGTACATAATACCAAAAGATCAAATTTAATGCTGTGTGCACGGTAAGAATCGCCATGGCtccaatttttctttttaatttcataatacTCATTCTGCGTAGAAATAAAGATATACTTCCAAAAATTATAAAACTACAAAACCGAGGTGCGATCCACTTTAATTTTTgagttaataaataaaaattatcccACCCCCAATATAATGAAGTTAAAACATGGGTGAAAACTTTTCACGTTCTCCTGTGTATTCTTGACATCTTCTATGTCTATGAagaaatacatagaaaatatatcATGCAAAAATCCATGTCGTATGTCATATCAGGCCGAGTGACCCCACATCAACCCGAGAGCCGAAGTTCAGATAGAGTTCCTTATAGTCCAGTGATGATCTGGGCTAGAATAAGTCAGTGGTACCctttacttgtcgtaagaggggaATAAGGctttccttcggatgagataaTTAAAACCGAGGACCggtgtcacagcagttgtgacacgataaagatttcTCCCTGCTGAAAGGCTGTAAGAGTCGAGCATGTGACTAAATTTTACAGTCtgtcaccggtaatggtgacatctcaatattagTGAAATACTCTAGTGTGAAGTTAAACAATAACAATTAAGCAACTACATCATCTGTTTTAGTAGATAGAATTCTAACTTAGGTAAATAATGCCAATATATACTAGTAAGCCAACACTTAAAATTGACAACTGCAAAGTAATATGAGAAAATATCTAGAATATCATCGCGGTGTTAAACGTAAAGTGAAAACCATGGATCTTTTGGATATGTCATTTCAATATATAACGCTTAACTAAGGTAAAAAAAGAATATTCCCAATAAACGTCAAAGCAGAGGGAAGCAAGCGTCCTGACCATCAGGATACCACGTTCAGTATCCTTAAATCTTCAAAGCAGAGGGAAGCAAGCGTCCTGGCCACCAGGATACCACGTTCAGTATCCTTAAATCTTAGACTACATTTGTCGTTGTAGTAAAACAAATGAATGCAGGTTTATGAACGCTTTTCTCCCATGAAAGGTTGACCGAAATTCATGAGCAGCATAAATGAATGAACACTGATCTGGAATGGTTACTTCATTGAATACTTTAGTGATCTTTGTGGTGGTGATTTCTGGGTGGGTAGTGATGACGTCAGTAGCAGTAGTGTTGGGTTCTTTACCGGGAATATCGATGATTGCGCGTGTAGTGCTGAGGTCAGAACCGGTTGTAGAATCTGAAGAGGTAGTACAAGATATATCGAATTCATCGCTTTCATGGAATAATTGATAATTAGTGAGTTAGTTTAATACCATTATTTCTTCATCTTTTGCAACAATAGTAAATTGTATACGAGCTGTAGATATGCCTACCGTGGATAATTTCAGTTTGCTGTCcgcattaaagttttaaaaaatcacatcGCTAAATAAGTTTGGTTTTCCTTTCAAAACAACTAGTATATTatcttgtttatttcaaatgtgAAAGCTGAAAACTCTGTCGTTTATTCTTTGAAAATGAAGTAACTGGTACTTAAGAAAAGCCACACATTGGCTGAGATTGACCATTGCTCGTTATCCTCAGTTTTCATACACTGATTTTTTGTAGCTAGGGAAAGAAGGTCTTGGAATACATACATTggtatttttgtaaaattttcttttctttacgactagaaattgaaattgaatacgTCTTGTCATGTTAAGGACAGGTAAAAATGCatcaatacaaatgaaaatataaaaaaaacctgaacCAATAGTTCTGATTTCAAAATTCCTTTACCAATTCATCCCACTATATATTGGTATATGTAATTGTCTTATACCCCTAGTGCAGATGCTTTAtacaatgtaaaatttatgcggtaccaattttgatgcaccagatgcacatttcgacaaataatatctcttcagtggtGCTGAGGCCGAAATAatggaaattcaaaataacgataaacttaaataaaaacAGAGTCCCAAAGACttgagtcaaattcgtctaaggatcagagccaTGCACAAGGGAGAAAATCCTTAATTTTCAAGTGagtttctaaattttatcacaacaattaaatatgcatccctattttcggatttcaaaaaattCGGTTGaccatcactgaagagatattatttgtcgagatgcgcatctggtgcatcaaaattggtaccgtataagttttacattatgacccctgggtcgaggcctatACAGTTGGACTGTTAGTTcccaagggtctctacagcccagtagctaagtacttcgttactagcttcaaaatacggatgtatatttaattgctgtgatagaaaatagaaattcatttcaaaattaaggattatctccctcatgcattgctcttatccttaggCGAAATTGACTccatttttttggcactctgtttttccctaaataGCTCTTAGGAgctacaagtttactgttatctcggatttaaaaaatttggttgagcatcaccgaagagacattctttgttgaaatgcgcatctggtgcatcagaattggtaccgtataagttttacacattaacggcaaactaacaactcatctttatgacataatttctccatcatcaactaccgattttatgtagcaatgttccatcatcaccagcatatggtgtttatatttctcaactgattcgatacgccggaatttgttctgcatatggtcagtttttaaatcgaggcaagctactgacaaacgaATAAATGGTaaaggggttttaacagtctcgtttaaagtcagcatttcgcaaattctatggtcgttataacgatttagtttgccgaGACAATCTATCATAGGGACAtattctgtctgacgtgtttcataccgattttttaaccgttcttgacacactctTTTTGACCATGcatacctccgtttacctgatgaagatctAGGGCTCACAGCAGGCGTGGCTAGTCGATAGGAGGGGATGGTTACTGCTCTTAGGCACCCGATCCCGCCTCAGGTGTAtgaaggggtccgtgtttacccaactatctatgtttattgcttataggagttattagattgatcactgtttgttatcttcacgtttcatTATCATGTCAACAAGAAACCTGTCTGTTTTAGAGACCCGACCAATATCTACAGCCCCAAGAGTAATGTTTACCTGAATCACAAACCATGTCATGGAGTCTTTTGGCCTTTAGTAGTGTTCCATTCAGATGAAGAGGGCTTTGACACGAAGGTTCTCTGAAGAGCTTTCTCGATTCGGCAAACCTGAGAAAGGAGACCAACTGACAGTCGCAGCGAAGAGGGTTCCTTTCCAATGCACTAAAAAGACAGAAATCTTGTAGAGATGAAAGAGAGAAATGAATTCCGTGAGAGAAATCAAAAGCATATGTATAAGGCacagaaaaaaatcactatTACATGAATACCCACTTCCACCACTGAACTCAAAACCTGCGGAACGAAATTGCGTAGCAACATGTAACCAGTGAGGTAGACCGATTGGCCATCTCTGCAAGTCTATAACTTGCTTCCAATAACGATGTAATTTTCGTCAAGATGTTACTCGCTAGAGAGTCATTGAGAATGGTAATGGTAGACATTTTTATAACGTACACTTGAGATGACCAAATACAAGATACACACATTTGAAATATTCGATAAAGCAAAAAGATTGCAATGaacttttaaatatatatatattaaaagaaatagaataaacagtacacaaagttaaaatttaacgcaagcgctttcattttataatcctcaggcgttacattttaaaatagttttgaaatggtttgacgtcataaaggcgtcctaacatttcacgtacataacgacgtcataaacgaatgaagggaaaaggattttacgttaagcatattatgacgtcatagataataacagtaaacatattttacagtaagctattaagagccggttttaaagtcttaataaagtgtctttctttttctcgtcgggaaatagtaatttctgtatacagtttataaaacggaaatacactgaattgtccgtggccacacacatctatatgttcactaactttaatttttctatattcgggtgctgaaatgtgttgtttatgaactcgtatacgagtgaaatttttgttgttggacttttcctgaaaattagatttacataacagcaagagacaaccgaaaaatcttaggagactgttatgtaaatctaattttcaggaaaagtccaacaacaaaaatttcaccgttaccaaatgtgacgatcggcgatgcggaacgtgcccatacttaagggaaggaagttcgttcaaatttaacaacaaggaatttacggtaaattcagatatgacgtgctccaccaaaaatttaatttatgttataacatgtgctggctgtggaaaacatcatatcggtgaaactggaactactctgcgaactcgtatacgagttcataaacaacacatttcagcacccgaatacagaaaaattaaagttagtgaacatatagatgtgtgtggccacggacaattcagtgtatttccgttttataaactgtatacagaaaatactatttcccgacgagaaaaagaaagacactttattaagactttaaaaccggctctcaatagcttactgtaaaatatgtttactgttattatctatgacgtcataatatgcttaacgtaaaatccttttcccttcattcgtttatgacgtcgttatgtacgtgaaatgttaggacgcctttatgacgtcaaaccatttcaaaactattttaaaatgtaacgcctgaggattataaaatgaaagcgcttgcgttaaatttttaactttgtgtactgtttactctatttcttttaatagtttataccggacactgtgatttttttaaaaacacaatttggatatatatatatatatatatatatatataaagcactgaagaaccaacaacattcagtatccaaaactgtcggatctatattaaatagatacaatggtcagggaaaataattatataaagcactagaatgaccaacgacatgaacaattggaattgtcaaattttcgggacaacctgtcccttcgtcaggacgtgaaaggattacattatggagaaaacacaaatataattaacaataagcacTAAAGCTACACTACAAAACTAGCTAAACACTTTTCCAGCGGATTACATGTTGCAGGCTTTGTTATTGActcaaaaaagaataacaatcaGGGTGTCTAGTCACCGTGGTATCAGTCGGTAAAgtgtgaaattaattaatggAAGAACTAACTTGGCCGATCAAAAGGTGAAACAGTTAATTCGTACATCGTGGTATTCTCCCCTAGATCAAACTATTGAAGATCTAAATTTTAGATAATAGTAAATGAAATTGGCGTAATGTCTAAGCTATTGGTTACTTGTAAAAAACTAAAAATGGAACTTGTTGATGATGAGAGCCAACGACGTTGGCAGTGCTGGTACTGCTATGCATCCAGTTGGTGAAGCAAGGCGATGTATCGTTGGTAATATGAGGCGGTACGCAGATATCTTAAGAGAAATAAAGTTATGAGAAATAAACCGTTGTCGTTTA
Above is a genomic segment from Ostrea edulis chromosome 3, xbOstEdul1.1, whole genome shotgun sequence containing:
- the LOC130053071 gene encoding uncharacterized protein LOC130053071, which encodes MEPEEKTQGQHVVECNICEQPVSFFCRRCVVNLCDPCVPVHLRIKSKTGHDVVDYASRDDVHTPTCDFHPLNECSLYCQTCDVPICLVCVSIKHKSHEMSELSEQIEELMKTIMKENDRLQKYKCDIEKRLDHTTERLPLLSKIYQEKKDEVTSRGEVWHRQIEKTVKTLHQELDDMQKKHESLLQKQKRELKEILGKVDEINTTTMKLKNSQNVLEMKKCISLIQNQATPSEITHYSFPVFCKCKIDDNYLKSYFGYIENIQEKKISLRTSISEDAVISNHKILEMPKVITAIDTGFPACENNSRLYDITVIDDNRVWMGGASYELKLFDFQGNLHDTVSITTQGLFLTVYNKHVIYTVSGSSTVCRVADDKRIQTMFTTAEWRPFGITSTASDDILVCLRKDDQYKVVRYSRTGTVLQEIQYDLQGQPLYRDATYIAENVNGDIIVTDWTKNAVIAVDRLGIFLFSYSGRDKPFFACAVTTDPAGHVIVTDFKGDKIHMLDKDGRFLRYIIPDLGIKFPRGVCIVGDGEIFVGETLNGVAKRIKYFEERTE